A stretch of the Chiloscyllium plagiosum isolate BGI_BamShark_2017 chromosome 25, ASM401019v2, whole genome shotgun sequence genome encodes the following:
- the LOC122562822 gene encoding immunoglobulin lambda-1 light chain-like — MHLSLVKLFTMSDWARVIVVLYFCVAVSSAEITVNQPLSKSISLGGTVQISCTLSGASLGSSNIYWYQQKSGNAPRYLLYHYAGSSTNRASGVPDRFSGSVSGNTGTLSISRVESGDAADYYCALWKNNMYFFGTGTKLSVGSPREPSVSLLPPSSVQITEKNTATLVCLVSGFNPGAVEIEWTVDGSVKGNGVETSRVQQETDNTFSVSSYLTLSASEWNLHERYSCGVKHETQATPFQTSISRSSCM, encoded by the exons ATGCATCTCAGCCTGGTTAAACTTTTCACCATGTCTGACTGGGCACGTGTTATTGTTGTACTCTATTTCTGCGTTGCAG TTTCGAGCGCAGAGATTACGGTAAACCAACCGCTTTCAAAATCGATATCCCTCGGAGGGACCGTCCAGATTAGTTGTACTTTGTCGGGTGCCTCCTTAGGGAGCAGCAACATTTATTGGTATCAGCAGAAATCTGGAAATGCACCTCGGTATCTGCTTTATCACTACGCTGGTAGCAGCACGAACAGAGCCTCAGGTGTTCCAGACCGGTTTTCGGGCTCTGTCTCCGGCAACACAGGAACGTTAAGTATCAGCAGAGTTGAATCGGGAGACGCCGCGGACTATTACTGTGCCTTATGGAAGAACAACATGTACTTCTTCGGCACAGGCACCAAGctgagtgtgggca GTCCGCGGGAACCATCGGTATCCCTCCTTCCGCCTTCATCGGTTCAAATCACGGAAAAGAACACGGCGACCCTGGTGTGTTTGGTGAGCGGTTTTAACCCGGGCGCTGTGGAGATTGAGTGGACGGTAGATGGCAGTGTCAAGGGGAACGGTGTAGAGACCAGTCGGGTCCAGCAGGAGACGGACAATACATTCAGTGTGAGCAGCTATCTGACCCTGTCAGCCTCAGAGTGGAACTTACACGAGCGTTACTCCTGTGGGGTTAAACATGAGACTCAAGCAACTCCGTTTCAAACAAGTATCTCGAGATCGAGCTGTATGTGA